Proteins co-encoded in one Terriglobales bacterium genomic window:
- a CDS encoding PAS domain S-box protein: MSSRLSAASVFKAHNLSSDELFRLLVENIVDYAIFVLDPEGYIVSWNKGAERLKGYKRDEIIGQHFSIFYTPADLAADKPKLELRTAKKEGHLEEEGWRLRKDGSRFWANVLITSILDEQGNLIGYGKITRDLTEKRLSELRYRLLVEGVQDYAIFSMDPNGVVTSWNLGAERIKGYKPDEIIGKHFSTFYTPEDRANGLPKKVLHTAATEGHFAGEGWRVRKDGTRFWANVVVTAVRDDEGTLYGFSKVTRDMSERKRLLDTIQRHSHELERRIQEREETNAELEAFAYSVSHDLRAPLRAIGGFAEAMREDCAANLDERGLDYLNEITNAASRMNILVQDLLDYGRVSRVDITLNTVNLGEAVQQAAKQLGEEQHGSLSVDVPAGLFVQAHQPMLVQVIFNLFTNAFKFHEKNSVPNVRVSAEQRDGRVRLSVRDNGIGIAPQHQERIWHVFERLHEREAYPGTGIGLAIVKRAVGRMQGTCGVESDSGKGSTFWFELPAAHKETPESNSE, encoded by the coding sequence ATGTCATCGCGCCTTTCAGCCGCTTCCGTTTTTAAAGCGCACAATCTGAGTTCAGACGAACTGTTCCGCCTGCTCGTCGAGAACATCGTCGATTACGCGATATTCGTGCTCGATCCCGAGGGTTACATCGTCTCCTGGAACAAGGGCGCGGAGCGACTGAAAGGATATAAGCGCGACGAGATCATTGGCCAGCACTTCAGCATCTTCTACACTCCCGCCGATCTTGCCGCCGACAAACCCAAATTGGAACTTCGCACCGCGAAAAAAGAAGGACATTTAGAGGAGGAAGGCTGGCGACTGCGCAAGGACGGCTCGCGTTTCTGGGCCAACGTGCTCATCACGAGCATTCTCGACGAGCAGGGCAATCTCATCGGTTACGGAAAGATCACGCGCGATCTGACCGAAAAACGTCTCTCAGAGCTGCGCTACCGACTGCTCGTCGAGGGAGTTCAGGACTACGCGATTTTTTCCATGGACCCGAACGGTGTTGTCACTTCCTGGAATCTCGGAGCTGAGCGCATCAAGGGCTATAAGCCTGACGAGATCATCGGCAAACACTTCTCGACGTTCTACACGCCGGAAGACCGTGCCAACGGTCTTCCCAAAAAAGTACTCCATACCGCTGCTACGGAAGGGCATTTCGCAGGCGAGGGCTGGCGCGTCCGCAAAGACGGCACGCGTTTTTGGGCCAACGTCGTAGTTACGGCTGTGCGCGATGACGAAGGCACGCTGTACGGATTCTCGAAAGTTACGCGTGACATGTCGGAACGAAAACGCCTGCTCGACACCATCCAACGTCACTCGCACGAGCTTGAACGCCGTATTCAGGAGCGCGAGGAGACGAACGCAGAACTCGAAGCATTCGCCTACTCGGTTTCCCATGATCTGCGCGCGCCTTTACGCGCCATCGGCGGCTTTGCCGAAGCGATGCGCGAAGATTGTGCCGCCAATCTCGATGAGCGTGGCCTCGACTACCTGAACGAAATCACCAATGCGGCTTCGAGAATGAATATCCTCGTTCAGGATCTCCTGGACTACGGTCGCGTGAGCCGGGTCGACATCACGCTGAATACAGTCAACCTCGGCGAAGCCGTGCAGCAGGCCGCCAAGCAACTCGGGGAAGAACAGCATGGATCGCTTTCGGTCGATGTGCCGGCGGGGCTCTTCGTACAAGCGCATCAGCCCATGCTCGTGCAGGTAATCTTCAATCTGTTCACCAACGCTTTCAAATTTCACGAGAAGAACTCGGTCCCGAACGTTCGCGTCTCTGCTGAGCAGCGCGATGGGCGTGTCCGCCTGAGTGTCCGCGACAACGGGATCGGCATCGCTCCCCAGCATCAGGAGCGCATCTGGCACGTGTTCGAGAGACTCCACGAACGTGAGGCTTATCCTGGCACCGGCATCGGTCTGGCGATCGTGAAGCGGGCTGTCGGACGCATGCAGGGAACCTGCGGTGTGGAGTCGGATTCAGGAAAAGGCAGTACGTTCTGGTTTGAGCTTCCCGCAGCACACAAAGAAACCCCAGAGAGCAATTCCGAGTAG
- a CDS encoding response regulator: MKVVPTILLIDDDPSQLKLYTWILERGSFAVVQALVGSTSVNLPDPAHVNVDVVLLDFRLSSELTATNIAELVRAKFPSTPIIVLSDLPFMPEEAKAYGSGFVPKGEPEKLLKTVSAAVTLSQSRQ, encoded by the coding sequence ATGAAAGTCGTGCCCACCATCCTGCTGATCGACGACGACCCGTCGCAGCTCAAGCTGTACACATGGATTCTGGAACGCGGTTCGTTTGCCGTTGTGCAGGCGCTGGTTGGAAGCACTTCCGTTAACCTCCCCGATCCTGCGCACGTAAACGTGGATGTCGTGCTTCTGGATTTCCGCCTGTCAAGTGAACTGACCGCAACCAATATTGCCGAGCTTGTTCGTGCAAAGTTCCCAAGCACTCCCATAATCGTGCTCTCCGACCTTCCTTTTATGCCGGAGGAGGCGAAGGCCTACGGAAGTGGATTCGTCCCAAAAGGTGAGCCGGAAAAGCTGCTCAAGACAGTTTCGGCCGCAGTGACTCTTTCTCAGTCCAGGCAGTAG
- a CDS encoding DUF2231 domain-containing protein — MAPPRLQIWGLILTAVAVAVFSAVPLRAQSSQSASAQHIVIIKQMHFDPQQLTVKPGDTVQWKNEDIFAHTVTANNGSFDSGLINPGSSWQTVVEHEGTIGYHCRPHPNMAAELIVQAAGQEGSHANEASTHGEGAATLKWSPPRSPEQFHPILVNFTAALLPLALLSDVLGLIFRRQSLHNAAWWLVLYAAVITPFTAAAGWWWKHAAGSALPARLITVHQWLGTAAAVLFIILAIWRWSIHKRGVPPTLAYLFCALVAVLALVYQGSLGGMMVFGK, encoded by the coding sequence ATGGCACCGCCACGACTACAGATCTGGGGACTTATCCTGACCGCCGTGGCGGTAGCTGTCTTCTCTGCAGTACCTCTGCGCGCACAATCCTCCCAGTCCGCAAGCGCGCAGCACATTGTCATCATCAAACAGATGCACTTCGATCCCCAGCAATTGACTGTTAAGCCAGGGGACACAGTGCAGTGGAAAAACGAAGATATTTTTGCCCACACCGTTACTGCCAATAATGGAAGTTTCGATTCGGGACTGATCAATCCCGGCTCATCATGGCAGACAGTCGTCGAACACGAAGGAACCATTGGCTACCATTGCCGCCCACACCCGAACATGGCAGCGGAGCTGATCGTGCAAGCGGCGGGGCAGGAAGGCAGTCACGCTAACGAAGCAAGCACCCACGGAGAAGGTGCTGCCACGCTCAAGTGGTCTCCTCCGAGGTCTCCTGAGCAGTTCCATCCAATTCTCGTCAACTTCACAGCGGCTCTGCTGCCACTCGCTTTACTGAGCGATGTGCTCGGACTTATCTTTCGACGGCAGAGCCTGCACAATGCAGCGTGGTGGCTGGTACTCTATGCCGCCGTGATCACGCCATTCACTGCTGCGGCGGGATGGTGGTGGAAACACGCCGCCGGTTCAGCGCTGCCGGCAAGGCTGATCACTGTACACCAGTGGCTGGGAACGGCAGCCGCTGTGCTGTTCATCATCCTCGCAATATGGCGCTGGAGTATTCACAAACGCGGTGTTCCTCCCACTTTGGCATACCTTTTCTGCGCGCTCGTCGCAGTACTTGCGCTCGTGTACCAGGGAAGTTTGGGCGGGATGATGGTCTTCGGAAAGTGA
- a CDS encoding DUF4142 domain-containing protein, protein MKKTRFAAAITSAVLLGAGALAAYAQAPSDPQIVGIVQTANQIDINQAKLALKKTKDPQVKEFANQMISDHTNLEKSVSDLAKKLGVTQQPSATSKQLKQQAAQETKKLSGLHGKAFDQEYASHEVAFHQAVIDAAKNTLIPNAKNAELKSALEGAAPLLQGHLEHAQQLQKSLGGS, encoded by the coding sequence ATGAAGAAAACTCGTTTTGCAGCCGCTATTACATCCGCGGTGCTCTTGGGAGCAGGAGCCCTTGCGGCATACGCACAAGCGCCCAGCGATCCTCAAATCGTAGGCATTGTGCAGACAGCCAACCAGATTGATATCAATCAGGCGAAGCTCGCACTCAAGAAAACCAAGGACCCGCAGGTGAAAGAATTCGCCAACCAGATGATTTCCGATCACACGAATTTGGAAAAATCAGTAAGTGACCTGGCGAAGAAGCTCGGAGTAACTCAGCAACCGAGCGCCACGTCGAAGCAACTGAAACAGCAGGCTGCGCAAGAGACCAAGAAGCTGTCGGGCCTGCACGGCAAGGCATTCGATCAGGAATATGCTTCTCATGAGGTCGCGTTTCACCAGGCGGTCATCGACGCCGCAAAGAACACGCTGATCCCAAACGCGAAAAACGCGGAACTCAAATCGGCGCTGGAAGGTGCGGCTCCTCTCCTGCAGGGACATCTGGAACACGCACAGCAATTGCAGAAATCTCTAGGCGGAAGCTAA
- a CDS encoding carboxypeptidase regulatory-like domain-containing protein, translating into MCCELQRPVALESSFNTQVTTSVLTSGNRLSSRNFSIYFHASGGYKIAFEARRDERKVASSSTGGPYRTMRQMLAVNKFIFIAVLYGFLCASCIGQDQSSALSASVAKSNAPKGQISGQVLDSSTGQPLRKAWVTARQSERGGRNGSTTVTDAQGSFLLKDLEAGRYILSVQRNGYVSQVYGQKSAGEQGTTISLSAGQNLTDIVFRLIQGGVITGRVVDEDSEPLAHAQVQALQFRYMQGRRRLVPVGGANSDDRGEYRIFGIRPGQVYVRATLRGFGFVAPGESMDPSAPSETTAYPPVFYPNVLDASQAAPLTVRGGDELHVDFSMSPQRSYSVSGRVVGGLQGSSGRGTWLMLMKHGEGMFAFGPGLNTTTREDNTFTFKQVLPGSYDLIAQQQEDKNSASARVAIDIREGDVQGVVVSLSPKVDVTGHISFDTSPTPKLTGINIALSPQDTQDFMRGAYGQVKDDGSFTLQAAPDERYRIAAYGLPPGTYLKSASAGRDDVLDRGYSPASSRSLDLVFGTGAKLTGTINTPDGKGEPGVTVLVAPDRKLAGLADEFRTATTDQNGKYQLQGLRPGSYRVYAFEHIDPGAYEDETWLNGFADLAQTVRLSEGGQENLDLKPIPAGQDAQ; encoded by the coding sequence ATGTGCTGTGAACTGCAGAGGCCTGTTGCACTGGAATCCTCCTTCAATACTCAAGTAACAACTTCAGTATTGACTAGCGGCAACAGATTGTCAAGTAGAAACTTCAGTATTTATTTCCACGCGTCTGGCGGCTATAAAATTGCCTTCGAGGCACGAAGGGATGAGAGGAAGGTAGCGTCCTCTTCGACCGGCGGTCCGTATCGCACGATGAGGCAAATGCTAGCTGTAAACAAATTCATATTCATTGCTGTTTTGTATGGATTTTTGTGCGCAAGTTGCATCGGGCAGGATCAGTCTTCGGCGTTGTCTGCGAGTGTGGCAAAGAGTAATGCACCCAAGGGGCAGATCTCAGGGCAGGTGCTCGATTCGAGCACCGGACAGCCACTTAGGAAAGCGTGGGTCACAGCGCGGCAGAGCGAGCGGGGCGGTCGAAACGGGTCTACGACTGTGACCGACGCGCAGGGCAGCTTTTTACTGAAAGATCTCGAAGCTGGGCGATACATCTTGTCGGTCCAGCGCAACGGCTATGTCAGCCAGGTATATGGGCAAAAGTCCGCCGGAGAGCAGGGCACTACGATCTCGTTGAGCGCCGGCCAGAATTTGACCGATATCGTCTTCCGCCTGATTCAAGGCGGCGTGATCACGGGGCGTGTGGTCGATGAAGATTCCGAGCCTCTGGCTCATGCTCAGGTGCAGGCGCTGCAATTCCGCTACATGCAGGGACGGCGACGGTTGGTTCCCGTCGGCGGCGCCAATAGCGACGATCGCGGAGAGTATCGAATTTTCGGAATTCGTCCGGGACAGGTATACGTGCGCGCCACGTTGCGCGGCTTTGGATTCGTCGCTCCCGGCGAGTCGATGGATCCTTCGGCTCCGTCAGAAACCACCGCATATCCTCCTGTTTTTTATCCAAATGTTCTGGATGCCAGTCAGGCAGCGCCTCTCACCGTTCGCGGCGGCGATGAACTGCACGTTGATTTCTCCATGAGCCCGCAGCGCTCGTATTCGGTAAGTGGGAGAGTTGTCGGAGGATTGCAGGGAAGCTCGGGACGTGGGACATGGCTCATGCTCATGAAACACGGTGAAGGCATGTTCGCTTTTGGTCCTGGGCTCAACACAACGACGCGCGAAGACAATACTTTCACCTTCAAGCAGGTGTTGCCGGGTTCGTACGACCTGATTGCGCAGCAGCAGGAGGATAAGAATTCAGCCAGCGCGCGGGTTGCAATCGATATCCGCGAAGGCGATGTGCAAGGAGTAGTCGTCTCGCTGTCTCCAAAAGTCGACGTTACTGGTCACATTAGCTTCGATACGAGCCCGACACCGAAGCTCACCGGGATCAACATCGCGCTCTCGCCTCAGGACACGCAGGACTTCATGCGCGGAGCTTACGGCCAAGTAAAAGATGATGGCTCGTTTACGCTGCAGGCTGCTCCTGATGAGCGCTATCGTATTGCGGCCTATGGGCTGCCGCCCGGCACGTATCTCAAGTCGGCGTCGGCAGGCCGCGATGACGTGCTGGACAGAGGCTACAGCCCGGCAAGCAGCCGCAGCCTCGATCTGGTCTTTGGCACAGGAGCTAAGCTGACTGGCACCATCAACACACCGGATGGCAAAGGCGAGCCGGGAGTGACAGTGCTGGTCGCACCTGATCGCAAGCTCGCTGGGCTCGCCGATGAGTTCCGCACGGCAACAACCGACCAAAATGGGAAATACCAGCTCCAGGGACTCCGGCCTGGAAGTTATCGCGTGTATGCCTTCGAGCACATCGATCCCGGCGCGTACGAGGACGAGACTTGGCTAAACGGCTTCGCCGATCTGGCGCAAACGGTCCGATTATCAGAAGGAGGGCAGGAGAATCTGGATTTGAAGCCGATTCCGGCGGGGCAGGACGCGCAATAA
- a CDS encoding response regulator — MPDRTLPTILLIEDEASDATLLRRGFEKAAVRNPIVHLRDGDEALAYLAGVGQYNDRTKHPLPVLILLDLKLPGMTGLQLLQWLRTQKEIRRIPVVVLTMDDSASTVNAAYDLGANSYLVKPGDPEQIGKIVEAIQRYWIELNEAPPLVVGAKHYGT; from the coding sequence ATGCCCGACCGTACCTTGCCAACCATCCTGCTGATAGAGGACGAAGCTTCCGACGCAACTCTGTTGCGTCGCGGTTTCGAGAAAGCTGCGGTGCGCAATCCCATCGTTCACCTCAGAGATGGAGACGAGGCGCTTGCTTACCTGGCAGGAGTCGGACAATACAACGATCGCACAAAGCATCCCTTGCCAGTACTCATCCTTCTCGACCTCAAGCTGCCGGGGATGACTGGCCTGCAGCTCCTCCAATGGCTGCGAACGCAAAAAGAAATTCGGCGAATTCCCGTTGTGGTACTTACCATGGACGACAGTGCCAGCACGGTAAATGCAGCCTATGATCTCGGCGCCAATTCCTACCTCGTGAAGCCAGGTGATCCCGAACAAATCGGAAAGATCGTTGAGGCCATCCAGCGTTACTGGATCGAACTGAATGAGGCCCCTCCGCTTGTGGTAGGTGCAAAGCATTACGGGACGTAA
- a CDS encoding PP2C family protein-serine/threonine phosphatase, giving the protein MNTIPKMIVIPELGIFSGEALSPGRRKTDSVGSQMQSTLVPPLSHSGAQLEAYGRSLPKDDVGGDLMDLVASENDLTAYVADVSGHGFRAGVLMGMVKTAVRYGLLLGQPLTKLLDDINRVLPVVKESNMYATFAALRFNGSGNVEYISAGHVPLLHYRHATGEVLRYCVSQLPLGLLASDGYTSTAIPCEPGDIFALVTDGVLERGDDPDPDLGLDRIARLLRNNADAPLSGLAELVYAQLSPCGKQHDDETVLLLKIRDNEFGGPQPNVPVPERESVKNTAVLESMWSRLLDDLADELSRE; this is encoded by the coding sequence GTGAACACCATTCCGAAGATGATCGTGATTCCCGAATTAGGAATCTTCTCCGGCGAGGCTCTGAGCCCGGGTCGGCGGAAGACAGATTCCGTTGGCAGCCAGATGCAGAGCACCCTTGTTCCTCCACTCTCTCATTCTGGAGCGCAGCTCGAAGCTTATGGACGCAGCCTACCAAAAGACGATGTCGGTGGAGATCTGATGGACCTGGTGGCGAGCGAAAACGATCTCACCGCTTACGTGGCCGATGTCTCCGGGCATGGCTTCCGTGCGGGTGTGCTGATGGGAATGGTGAAGACCGCGGTTCGCTATGGATTGCTGTTAGGCCAGCCACTCACGAAACTGCTCGACGATATCAACCGTGTGCTGCCCGTAGTCAAAGAGTCGAATATGTACGCGACGTTCGCGGCGCTGCGCTTCAATGGCAGCGGCAATGTTGAGTACATCTCTGCCGGGCACGTTCCCTTGCTTCACTACCGGCATGCCACCGGAGAAGTGCTGCGATACTGCGTCTCTCAATTACCACTCGGCCTGCTGGCGAGTGACGGATACACGAGCACCGCGATTCCCTGCGAACCGGGAGACATTTTCGCGCTTGTGACCGACGGCGTTCTGGAGAGAGGCGATGACCCTGATCCGGATTTGGGACTCGACCGAATTGCCAGGCTGCTGCGCAACAATGCTGACGCTCCGCTGTCCGGTCTCGCAGAACTCGTGTATGCACAACTCTCGCCTTGCGGAAAGCAGCACGATGACGAAACCGTTTTGCTGTTGAAAATCCGAGACAACGAATTTGGCGGCCCTCAACCGAATGTTCCCGTGCCAGAACGGGAATCGGTAAAGAATACCGCCGTGTTGGAATCCATGTGGAGCCGCTTGCTCGATGATTTGGCCGACGAACTCTCGCGAGAATGA
- a CDS encoding ankyrin repeat domain-containing protein — MHAGSAVLEALGGEEGCRRLSVAFYARVGRDPVLRPFFPGKSLRCAIEEFSAFLIQFLGGDENESQFRWWLSLRESHARFQIGPEARHAWLKNMEATLDAAPMNNATRTALRNFFLHSSAYVIGSEDGEPDHEELAARWSEQRALDRLIAAIVAGQDDEALALAPQFASRPSVFVGVLARMIESGRARLIRFVIDAAESNPSLATQRFNKGTLLHFAAAAGCLEVVASLLRLGVDPNLHGRGDHTPLYCVANECGSETGADIVRALVQGGADVNADGGVTRATALHMAARRGHVEIARALLDAGAAVDVRDRKGDTPLQRAIKCRKHAVAQLLRERGAENRQALR; from the coding sequence ATGCACGCTGGTTCCGCAGTGCTGGAAGCACTTGGTGGAGAAGAGGGTTGCAGACGGCTGTCGGTGGCGTTCTATGCGCGTGTTGGCAGAGATCCAGTTCTGCGTCCGTTCTTCCCCGGTAAGAGCCTGCGGTGCGCGATCGAAGAGTTCTCTGCATTCCTGATTCAATTCCTGGGAGGAGATGAAAACGAATCTCAGTTCCGATGGTGGCTGAGCTTGCGCGAATCGCATGCGCGGTTCCAAATCGGGCCGGAAGCGCGACACGCCTGGTTGAAGAATATGGAAGCCACGCTTGATGCCGCCCCGATGAATAACGCGACGAGAACTGCTCTTCGTAACTTTTTCTTGCACAGTTCCGCATATGTCATTGGGAGTGAGGACGGCGAGCCAGATCATGAGGAGTTGGCTGCGCGATGGAGCGAGCAGCGGGCTTTGGATCGCCTTATTGCCGCCATTGTGGCCGGCCAAGATGATGAAGCGCTAGCTCTCGCGCCGCAATTTGCTTCCCGTCCCTCGGTATTTGTGGGCGTACTCGCACGGATGATCGAATCCGGTCGTGCGAGGTTGATTCGCTTCGTCATCGATGCTGCGGAGAGCAATCCTTCTCTTGCGACGCAGCGTTTTAATAAGGGAACTCTTTTGCATTTCGCAGCCGCTGCGGGATGCCTGGAAGTGGTGGCTTCACTCCTACGGCTTGGTGTCGACCCAAATCTTCACGGTCGCGGCGACCATACGCCGCTGTACTGTGTCGCGAACGAATGCGGATCAGAAACGGGCGCGGATATAGTGCGTGCGTTGGTGCAAGGCGGCGCCGACGTCAACGCGGATGGGGGCGTAACGCGCGCAACAGCTCTTCACATGGCCGCCAGACGAGGACACGTGGAGATCGCACGCGCTTTGCTCGATGCGGGCGCCGCCGTGGATGTCCGCGATCGCAAAGGCGACACGCCCTTGCAGCGCGCAATCAAGTGCCGCAAGCACGCAGTCGCACAATTGCTACGGGAGCGCGGGGCAGAGAATCGGCAAGCGTTGCGCTAA
- a CDS encoding SRPBCC family protein: MQQASAVHSTFVLDRSFPKAPDKVFAAFADATKKRRWFAEGEGHKIEEYAMDFRLGGTERLRYRMSEGTPIAGMYITNEGRFQDIAPNQRIVTASTMDLNDKRISASLITFEFLGSRQGTDLVCTHQGTYIEWPDGPKMIEAGWRGLLDSLAAEMTR, from the coding sequence GTGCAACAGGCCTCTGCAGTTCACAGCACATTTGTTCTCGATAGAAGTTTTCCAAAGGCTCCCGACAAGGTCTTCGCCGCCTTTGCCGATGCAACCAAGAAGCGCCGCTGGTTCGCTGAGGGTGAGGGACACAAGATCGAGGAGTACGCCATGGACTTTCGCCTTGGCGGGACTGAGCGTTTGCGGTATCGCATGAGCGAAGGAACGCCGATTGCCGGCATGTACATCACTAACGAAGGACGCTTTCAGGACATCGCTCCTAACCAGCGCATCGTGACCGCATCGACCATGGACCTAAACGATAAGCGCATCTCCGCATCCCTGATCACGTTCGAGTTTCTAGGCAGCCGGCAGGGCACGGATCTCGTCTGCACTCATCAGGGCACATACATCGAATGGCCGGACGGCCCGAAGATGATCGAGGCCGGCTGGCGCGGACTGTTGGATAGTCTCGCTGCAGAGATGACGCGCTGA
- a CDS encoding glycosyltransferase family 2 protein: MPKYSIVVPFHNEQENVTVLYDRLKGVMEANSDSFELVFVDDGSSDLTFHLLSEIAAIDSRVTVVKLRRNFGQTSALAAGFDHATGEYVIAMDGDLQHDPNDIPAFLEKIGEGYDIVSGWRKERIDNFVMRRFPSRCANWLMAKLSGVDIHDFGTTFKAYRREIINQVPLYGELHRFIPALASWYGASICEIPIRNINRERGASHYGISRTFRVFFDLITIRFLLRYLSRPLHFFGTFGAAGIFSGSGIALWLVLEKLLHNSNVMDDHGPLLVFAAVLIVAGVQLLALGLLGEMQVRHFHEPARRAPYSVDRVLRSHTGETVND, from the coding sequence ATGCCCAAGTACTCCATCGTTGTCCCTTTTCACAATGAACAGGAGAACGTGACCGTTCTCTACGACCGCCTGAAAGGGGTGATGGAGGCCAATTCCGACAGCTTTGAACTGGTCTTCGTGGACGATGGAAGCTCTGATTTGACCTTCCATTTGTTGAGCGAAATTGCTGCTATCGACAGCCGCGTTACAGTCGTGAAGCTACGCCGCAATTTTGGACAGACCTCGGCTTTGGCAGCGGGTTTCGACCATGCCACCGGTGAGTACGTCATCGCGATGGACGGCGATCTGCAGCACGATCCCAATGACATCCCGGCGTTTCTCGAGAAAATCGGAGAGGGCTACGACATCGTCAGCGGATGGCGCAAGGAGCGCATCGACAACTTTGTGATGCGACGCTTTCCGTCCCGCTGTGCTAATTGGCTCATGGCCAAGCTGAGCGGCGTCGATATCCACGACTTCGGCACCACGTTCAAGGCTTACCGCCGCGAGATCATCAATCAGGTACCGCTCTATGGCGAGCTGCATCGGTTTATTCCCGCGCTGGCATCGTGGTATGGCGCCTCGATCTGCGAAATCCCAATTCGGAACATCAATCGCGAGCGCGGAGCCTCCCATTACGGGATTTCCCGCACCTTCCGTGTCTTCTTTGACCTGATTACGATTCGCTTTCTGCTCCGCTACCTGTCGCGTCCGCTGCATTTCTTTGGGACGTTCGGAGCGGCGGGCATTTTCTCAGGATCGGGAATCGCTCTTTGGCTCGTCCTCGAAAAGCTGCTGCACAACAGCAACGTAATGGACGACCACGGTCCATTGCTCGTCTTTGCTGCAGTGCTGATTGTTGCGGGAGTTCAGCTCCTTGCACTCGGTCTATTAGGCGAGATGCAGGTACGCCACTTCCATGAGCCCGCTCGCCGCGCACCGTATTCCGTCGATCGAGTCCTGCGGTCGCATACGGGCGAGACGGTGAATGACTAA
- a CDS encoding metalloregulator ArsR/SmtB family transcription factor — protein sequence MAKAHIQIARIFEALGDPTRRAIIEKLAERPHTVSALAEPLNITLTAVGQHLQLLEESGLVRTEKLGRVRTASLNSAGFDAMEQWINEHRSAWERRLDRLGAMLAESKED from the coding sequence ATGGCAAAAGCACATATACAAATCGCGCGGATCTTCGAAGCTCTGGGCGACCCGACGCGTCGCGCAATCATCGAGAAGCTCGCAGAAAGACCTCATACGGTTTCGGCATTGGCCGAACCGCTGAATATCACGCTGACCGCCGTCGGCCAGCATCTCCAATTGCTTGAAGAAAGCGGATTGGTGCGCACCGAAAAGCTAGGCCGGGTACGCACTGCCAGCCTCAATTCTGCTGGATTTGATGCAATGGAACAGTGGATCAACGAGCATCGTTCGGCATGGGAGCGGCGGCTGGATCGGTTGGGAGCTATGCTTGCCGAATCCAAAGAAGATTGA
- a CDS encoding response regulator encodes MAKGPVLLVEDDPSDARLIQRAFGKLDATLAMIRLTNGDDVVSYLSGEKPYDNRTTHPLPCIVLLDIKLPRRSGFEVLQWLRRQPTALNRLPVVMLTSSRHSVDINRAYDLGANSYLSKPETASQLEQLATRFQSYWLGINESPDLLGNAAKLNRS; translated from the coding sequence ATGGCTAAAGGACCAGTTCTGCTCGTCGAAGATGATCCCTCTGATGCCCGGTTGATTCAACGTGCCTTCGGTAAGCTGGATGCGACGCTTGCCATGATTCGTCTCACCAATGGCGACGATGTCGTCTCCTATCTTTCGGGAGAAAAACCGTACGACAATCGCACGACGCATCCACTGCCTTGCATTGTTCTGCTCGATATCAAATTGCCGCGCCGTTCGGGTTTTGAAGTCTTGCAGTGGTTACGGCGGCAACCCACCGCGCTCAATCGGCTTCCTGTAGTAATGTTGACGTCTTCAAGGCACTCGGTGGACATCAACCGAGCCTATGACCTCGGCGCAAATTCCTATTTATCCAAGCCCGAGACCGCTTCTCAGTTGGAGCAATTAGCCACACGCTTTCAGAGCTACTGGCTGGGAATAAACGAATCTCCCGATCTACTTGGGAACGCAGCAAAACTGAATCGCTCATAA